One genomic region from Leishmania braziliensis MHOM/BR/75/M2904 complete genome, chromosome 35 encodes:
- a CDS encoding putative DNA repair protein RAD2 codes for MIASLHALQLGKSHCAVLWNIFTYATDSHTHVLMTSSFRSPSFSLVDQRLLLSAPSLSARRWAGCREVSAPLAYWCLLYLCGRGLRRRGVVVSLCFLTPLSISTAAGCVGTMGVRGLWRLLDSFGVVLQPDELKGKRVAIDASIWIAQFRARVAPGEDIEHRVLEGFLARILKLLFYDIRPVFVFDGTASSSKSAENHHRMMQRARNAQALVKRRARQILMAQVVAGTLDVEDLKAVMSSDAHAQEDAVGATKGSDTSVPSVAANTAERTAVSEMVPHGGGSDHALGASSSTRSNAAHGEKRPREASEELPLPGSHRRRRSLRKHRLAPDVVSKTITRGFLSVMKDLLEERTRHAACVSHNVLQNTSTSLFIGPRCVVDEYAEDVAGVTTSGHRQPPHLYCTASAISVSGDSQEDGSGTDCVIVSDSERDAEATSSACCTIASADGEEEVSVVEEVVLVDDVDDSGLANAADRKRSLSSPARSPSTVTAVLQSGDMTWFLNALSQPTCTLPPELMPPATAAERASPLITSSDFTVQSVSADEDVAPDLSSRSSNSSKSLTFTNGSNDDDSVGTGFAWEPFTQQLHSTQLLRRQAKKSEPQLHSSCSAAAQMVAASVSGGVATDAATVGTEDEDGGDYTPVRAGRMSSRRCTAPGLLPVVESLRHSGDDERSNVPIPLLAPCTNTLTSTASETAGTPRRRSTEVHSVDNDRTRSMTGVPPRGGGGGAVRMSRAVVPFELLNVVELLDCCGVPYVLSPAEADAQCAFLARRGLVDAVFTEDSDVLVHGATTVLRGFFSQSKHVVAYEQTHLSACGITKTVLVALASLLGCDYAEGISGIGLVGALKALVVAWTAAENAEDGAASSSAVLHVLRRWAQLVQRPPHSWQEVDDDMCVLQFALLQADLAQWRTLEHRACFPEAHAVEAFFDAEVDSDTTPFEWLPPDWQRLRVFAGALGALSSPWLVQRYELARKECLRREEEAAKARASLIAGQRRLTEYGLQKRVRARWALQKQPPKHAAILAKLRAVQRME; via the coding sequence ATGATTGCCTCACTTCACGCTCTCCAACTCGGAAAGTCACACTGCGCAGTGTTGTGGAACATTTTCACTTATGCTACTGACAGCCATACGCACGTGCTCATGACTTCATCTTTCCGCTCGCCGTCTTTCTCTTTAGTGGATCAGCGCCTTTTGCTTTCTGCGCCTTCCCTGTCAGCTCGGCGGTGGGCAGGCTGCCGAGAAGTTAGTGCACCATTGGCGTACTGGTGTCTTTTGTATCTTTGCGGGCGTGGGCTGAGGCGCAGGGGTGTGGTCGTTTCTCTTTGCTTCCTCACACCCCTGTCCAtctccacagcagcggggTGCGTAGGTACAATGGGTGTTCGTGGTCTATGGCGCCTTCTGGATTCTTTTGGGGTGGTCTTGCAGCCAGATGAGCTGAAGGGCAAGCGTGTGGCGATCGACGCCAGCATCTGGATTGCACAGTTTCGTGCCCGTGTCGCGCCTGGTGAGGACATAGAGCACAGGGTGCTAGAGGGCTTCCTTGCACGGATACTGAAGCTTCTCTTTTATGACATTCGGCCCGTCTTTGTGTTTGATGGCACAGCGTCGTCATCAAAGAGTGCGGAGAATCACCATCGCATGATGCAGCGGGCAAGGAATGCCCAGGCTCTCGTGAAGCGCAGGGCGCGCCAGATACTAATGGCGCAGGTCGTCGCTGGCACGTTGGATGTAGAGGATCTGAAGGCGGTCATGTCGAGCGATGCACATGCTCAGGAGGATGCTGTGGGTGCAACAAAAGGCTCAGACACATCCGTGCCTTCCGTGGCTGCCAACACTGCGGAAAGAACGGCTGTCTCCGAGATGGTACCCCACGGTGGTGGCTCAGATCATGCGCTGGGTGCATCGAGCAGTACGCGCAGCAACGCAGCGCACGGTGAAAAGCGGCCGAGAGAGGCCTCAGAGGAGCTGCCGCTACCAGGgtcgcatcgccgccgccgctccctCAGAAAACACCGACTCGCCCCCGATGTCGTTTCCAAAACGATTACACGGGGTTTCCTGAGCGTCATGAAGGATCTCCTGGAGGAGCGCACGCGGCATGCCGCGTGCGTCTCGCACAACGTCTTGCAGAACACCAGTACCTCGCTCTTTATAGGGCCGCGCTGTGTCGTGGACGAATATGCTGAGGATGTCGCTGGTGTGACGACCTCGGGACACCGACAGCCACCGCACCTATACTGCACTGCATCAGCAATCTCAGTGTCCGGCGACTCGCAAGAGGACGGAAGCGGAACGGACTGTGTCATCGTCAGTGACAGTGAGAGAGACGCTGAGGCGACGTCgagcgcctgctgcaccatCGCCTCGGCTGACGGTGAAGAGGAGGTTAGTGTTGTGGAAGAGGTTGTCCTAGTGGACGATGTGGATGACTCTGGTCTCGCGAACGCTGCTGACAGAAAGCGCTCATTGTCGTCACCTGCTCGTTCGCCGTCGACGgtgacagcggtgctgcaaAGCGGAGACATGACGTGGTTTCTGAATGCACTGTCTCAACCTACGTGTACACTGCCACCTGAGTTGATGCCCCCGGCTACTGCTGCAGAGAGGGCATCACCGTTGATCACCTCATCAGACTTTACTGTCCAATCTGTGAGCGCCGATGAGGATGTTGCCCCTGATCTCAGTAGCAGGAgtagcaacagcagcaagagcCTCACCTTTACCAATGGCAGCAATGATGATGACAGCGTCGGAACTGGGTTCGCGTGGGAGCCGTTCACGCAGCAACTGCATTCCACCCAGCTTCTGCGTCGGCAGGCTAAGAAGAGCGAACCTCAACTACACTCATCGTGttcggcagctgcgcaaaTGGTCGCTGCGTCGGTGAGCGGTGGCGTGGCCACCGACGCAGCTACGGTGGGGACAGAGGACGAAGATGGCGGTGACTACACTCCTGTGAGGGCTGGTCGGATGTCTTCACGGCGCTGTACGGCGCCGGGACTGCTGCCTGTGGTAGAGTCACTAAGGCACAGCGGCGATGATGAAAGGAGCAACGTTCCCATTCCACTGCTAGCACCATGTACAAATACTTTGACGAGCACGGCCTCGGAGACGGCAGGGACGCCTCGCCGCCGAAGCACTGAAGTACACAGCGTGGACAATGACCGCACAAGGTCGATGACTGGCGTACCTcctcgtggcggcggcggcggagccgTGCGCATGAGCAGAGCAGTTGTTCCCTTCGAATTGCTAAAcgtggtggagctgctggactGCTGCGGGGTGCCGTATGTGTTGAGTCCAGCAGAGGCAGATGCCCAGTGCGCGTTCCTGGCACGGCGCGGACTCGTGGATGCCGTTTTCACGGAGGATAGCGACGTGCTGGTGCATGGCGCGACGACAGTTCTGCGGGGCTTTTTTTCGCAATCAAAGCACGTTGTTGCATACGAGCAAACGCATCTGTCGGCGTGCGGCATCACAAAGACCGTGCTTGTTGcactcgcttctcttctcggGTGCGACTACGCGGAGGGGATCTCTGGCATTGGTCTCGTGGGTGCACTGAAGGCCTTAGTGGTGGCGTGGACGGCCGCAGAGAATGCGGAGGATGGTGCCGCATCTTCCTCAGCCGTCCTACACGTGTTGCGGCGCTGGGCACAGCTCGTTCAGCGGCCTCCCCATTCGTGGCAGGAGGTGGACGACGACATGTGTGTCCTGCAGTTTGCGCTTCTCCAGGCCGACTTGGCGCAGTGGCGCACGCTGGAGCACCGTGCGTGCTTCCCAGAAGCACATGCTGTGGAGGCATTCTTCGATGCTGAAGTCGATTCGGACACGACCCCGTTCGAGTGGCTCCCGCCGGACTGGCAGCGGCTTCGCGTGTTCGCTGGGGCACTTGGGGCACTGAGCTCGCCGTGGCTTGTGCAGAGATACGAACTGGCGCGCAAGGAGTGCTTGCggcgcgaggaggaggcggcgaaggcTCGCGCGTCACTGATTGCTGGCCAGCGACGGCTGACAGAGTATGGCCTGCAGAAGCGAGTGCGTGCGAGGTGGGCCTTGCAGAAGC
- the CYP7 gene encoding putative cyclophilin 7: MELLTYVFYRAHALSRTNALLVPFRYPAAAFFYLPHRLLCIVLWYGQHIDNDPPLIHRSNLSLLFACKPLRTMAVVLHTTVGDLPVLLHYQTCPLASFNFLALCASGYYDGCTFYRHYPGILLQTGDPTNTGKGGESIFVKLPPLVNAADGSEGGDAVSVEAVSVAAAGIRAGRYFHDEGFGLTTHAQRGTLSMAHKGVKTDTNASQFFITTSPQPSFDGVYTAFGVVDMNGAYSASEAAVVAVVANSTEGEAVGNSSAMAGAEAVGDVALKCGDAVLRALEAASAKVDPKNFVHLESRAHITSATILYNPFAEGKMKL; this comes from the coding sequence ATGGAACTGCTCACGTATGTCTTTTATCGCGCACATGCGCTTTCACGCACAAACGCCCTACTTGTGCCCTTTCGCTatcccgctgctgcgttcTTCTATCTCCCACATCGTTTGCTCTGCATTGTGCTTTGGTACGGGCAGCACATAGATAACGACCCGCCGTTGATTCACCGTTCGAATTTATCGCTGCTGTTCGCATGCAAACCTCTGCGAACCATGGCTGTCGTCCTGCACACCACAGTTGGAGACCTTCCCGTGCTGCTCCACTATCAGACATGCCCGCTCGCCTCCTTTAacttcctcgctctctgcgcctcgggCTACTACGATGGGTGCACTTTCTATCGCCACTACCCTGGCATTCTGTTGCAGACTGGTGATCCAACGAACACCGGAAAAGGCGGCGAATCCATCTTTGTCAAGCTGCCCCCTCTTGTCAATGCCGCTGACGGCAGCGAAGGTGGTGATGCGGTCTCAGTGGAGGCCGTGTCGGTAGCCGCCGCTGGAATTCGTGCGGGACGGTACTTCCATGATGAGGGCTTTGGTCtcaccacgcacgcacagcgcGGCACCCTCTCTATGGCTCACAAAGGCGTCAAGACAGATACGAACGCCTCCCAATTTTTCATTACTACGAGTCCACAGCCATCGTTTGACGGCGTTTACACTGCCTTTGGCGTGGTGGACATGAACGGTGCCTACTCAGCTTCTGAGGCCGCTGtagtggcagtggtggcgaaCTCCACCGAGGGGGAGGCGGTCGGAAACTCTTCTGCCATGGCTGGAGCTGAAGCAGTTGGCGACGTGGCGCTCAAGTGTGGGGACGCCGTGCTTAGGGCATTGGAGGCGGCCTCCGCGAAGGTTGACCCAAAGAACTTTGTCCACCTCGAGTCCCGTGCTCACATCACAAGCGCCACGATTCTCTACAACCCTTTTGCTGAAGGAAAGATGAAGCTGTAG